The region GAGAATTAAGCTGTATTTTGTCGGGATTAATTCTCAGGATAGCCTTTTTCAAACTCACTACATGTTCTCGGCTGTCATTTATCCCAGCAATCAACATCACCTCAAGCCAAATCTTGCCCTTATATTCCTTTCGCAAACAAATAAGGCTTTTTATGATATCTTTAACCTTTATTCCGGGTAAAGGGCAATCTACGCGCCGGAAAATATCCTGGCTGACAGCGTCAAGCGATGGGATAATCAAATCTGCCTGAAGGATCTGTTTTCTGACCTTCTGCCTGGTCAAAAGAAAACTGTTGGTAATTACCGCAACCGGGATATTAGTGATTTTCTTAACCTGGCCGATCAAATAACCAATTTCACTGTGCAACAACGGCTCCCCGCTGCCAGAAAAAGTAATATAATCTACCTTTTCATCGGCATGAGCTTTCAACCAGCTTTTTAGCTCTTTAATCACCTGCGGGGAAGCAACATATTCCTTAAGGCGCATAGTTTTATGGGTAACCCTGCCAAGCTGACAATATACACAATCAAAAGTACATGTCTTATATGGGGTTAGATTAATGCCTAAAGAATTGCCTAGTCTACGGGATTTTAAAGGTCCGAATATGTATTTCATGGCATAAAATAAAACTCGCTTTCAAAAGATACTTAAGGTCTTTAGAAAGCGAGTTTGATAAATAAAATTACTTGACTTCAATTATGCTATTTTGCGTACCAAAAGAATTAGCGATATTGCTTGAGCTGGGGTCATTTACCCAGTTCCCATCAACAAAAAATTTATATTCATACCTTCCGGGCTTAAGGCTCT is a window of Candidatus Omnitrophota bacterium DNA encoding:
- a CDS encoding radical SAM protein, with the translated sequence MKYIFGPLKSRRLGNSLGINLTPYKTCTFDCVYCQLGRVTHKTMRLKEYVASPQVIKELKSWLKAHADEKVDYITFSGSGEPLLHSEIGYLIGQVKKITNIPVAVITNSFLLTRQKVRKQILQADLIIPSLDAVSQDIFRRVDCPLPGIKVKDIIKSLICLRKEYKGKIWLEVMLIAGINDSREHVVSLKKAILRINPDKIQLNSPVRVTAQPGINAPSANRLKEIKEFLGDNCQII